The Deinococcus aerolatus genome contains a region encoding:
- a CDS encoding lipopolysaccharide biosynthesis protein, with protein MTHLLRSTTGRNTLLIGAGLTFKLAMQALSFAIIAPTLGSANFGLYASFLAISNVVGPFVDMGTYGLVVRDMNRGISARQAISSNVVLTVLLAPAGLLIFALIAWVTIPDVPIWSGITIAAGMMLGLKMYNLARAIFIGAGTVWKVSVLEVNLALFQLVAALALRYLAGTFNMWATLVFIQNALIGLVAVVWLTRLYGLPHPHLSGVPIISRVREGLHFAVSGAAGTLGSEADKMLLPRLAGLESTGLYGAAQRIIAVSAVPITALSTSVYSRYFSAAEAGGGYAASRCVANRIALPILAYSATVAAVLWLVAPYALLLFGPSYSGIETAIRLLAVLSIILALQLPFGDALTGSGNQHIRTRYQIGALVLNLLLNLLLVPLIGWLGAVYAALISQTLFLAALFFHHDRKEDGHGNPTPPRSSDL; from the coding sequence GTGACGCACCTGCTCCGAAGTACCACAGGCCGCAACACCCTCTTGATAGGTGCTGGGCTCACCTTTAAGCTTGCCATGCAGGCATTGAGTTTTGCAATCATTGCACCTACCCTTGGGAGCGCTAACTTTGGGCTCTATGCCAGTTTCCTCGCTATAAGTAACGTGGTCGGCCCGTTCGTTGATATGGGCACCTACGGCCTTGTCGTTCGGGACATGAACCGTGGTATCAGTGCACGTCAAGCCATCAGCAGCAACGTCGTACTTACCGTACTACTGGCTCCAGCAGGTCTGCTAATTTTCGCCCTCATCGCATGGGTGACCATTCCTGATGTTCCCATTTGGTCTGGAATCACGATTGCTGCAGGTATGATGCTCGGCCTGAAAATGTATAACCTTGCCCGCGCTATCTTTATAGGCGCGGGAACCGTTTGGAAGGTATCTGTACTTGAGGTCAATCTGGCGCTGTTTCAGCTGGTAGCGGCGTTGGCCTTGAGATATCTGGCTGGAACTTTCAACATGTGGGCGACGCTGGTGTTCATTCAGAACGCCCTCATTGGGCTGGTCGCCGTAGTGTGGTTGACGCGCCTCTACGGCCTCCCGCACCCGCACTTAAGCGGAGTGCCAATTATTTCTCGTGTCAGGGAAGGCTTGCATTTTGCCGTGTCCGGCGCGGCGGGCACGTTAGGAAGCGAGGCTGACAAAATGCTTTTGCCGAGGCTTGCTGGCCTTGAATCAACCGGTTTGTATGGCGCTGCACAGCGCATCATCGCTGTCAGCGCTGTTCCCATTACTGCTCTTAGCACCTCCGTCTACAGCCGCTACTTCAGCGCGGCCGAGGCAGGTGGGGGGTATGCTGCATCACGTTGCGTTGCCAACCGGATTGCTCTGCCCATCCTTGCATATAGCGCCACTGTAGCCGCTGTACTGTGGCTCGTAGCGCCCTACGCGCTTCTGCTGTTTGGTCCGAGCTACAGCGGTATCGAGACAGCTATCCGACTGCTTGCCGTCCTGAGCATCATCCTTGCGCTTCAGCTTCCGTTCGGGGATGCGCTCACGGGTAGTGGGAACCAACATATCCGCACACGCTATCAAATCGGAGCGCTTGTGCTGAATTTGCTGTTAAATCTGCTGCTCGTCCCGTTGATCGGCTGGCTGGGTGCGGTATACGCCGCCCTTATCAGCCAAACATTATTTCTAGCAGCTCTGTTTTTCCATCATGATCGAAAGGAGGATGGCCATGGCAACCCCACGCCCCCGCGTTCTTCAGATCTGTGA
- a CDS encoding IS3 family transposase (programmed frameshift) translates to MRGKRFTEEQIAFALKQAETGVSVTEVCRKMGIAESTFFNWKKKFSGLGVSELRRLRQLEEENRKLKQLVADLSLDKIMLQDVIPKKALRPAQRRVLVDHLRTGYRVSERRACAVLNEWRTIYRYQGIARPEEQLIQKRMTEIAHTRVRYGYRRIHVLMAREGWHINHKRFFRLYQLAGLNLRIQRPRRHVSAARRAAQPGAGQQGEVWAMDFVSDALFNGKRFRALTLIDTWTRECLAVHVDLSIKGERVVEVVQEVSRHRGVPARIQVDNGSEFISKALDLWAYQQGVTLNFSRPGRPTDNPFIESFNGSFRDECLNTHWFLSLDDAAEKIEKWRIDYNDFRPHSSLENLAPSAFRARIAPTFRPSEPPS, encoded by the exons ATGCGTGGAAAACGGTTCACTGAAGAACAGATTGCTTTTGCTCTCAAACAAGCGGAAACAGGCGTTTCCGTGACCGAGGTATGCCGGAAGATGGGCATCGCAGAATCGACGTTTTTCAACTGGAAGAAGAAATTCAGCGGCCTAGGGGTCAGCGAGTTACGCCGTCTCAGACAGCTTGAAGAGGAGAACCGCAAGCTGAAACAGCTGGTGGCCGATCTGAGCCTGGACAAAATCATGCTGCAGGACGTGATTC CAAAAAAAGCTCTGAGGCCGGCCCAGCGCCGCGTCCTGGTCGATCACCTGCGGACGGGCTACCGGGTGAGCGAACGGCGCGCCTGCGCCGTTCTGAACGAGTGGCGGACCATCTATCGCTATCAGGGCATCGCCCGCCCAGAGGAACAACTGATCCAGAAAAGGATGACTGAGATTGCCCACACGCGGGTGCGATACGGATATCGCAGAATTCACGTCCTGATGGCGCGGGAAGGGTGGCACATCAACCACAAGCGGTTTTTCAGGCTCTACCAGCTGGCCGGGCTGAACTTGCGAATCCAGCGCCCAAGGCGGCATGTCAGCGCTGCACGTCGTGCAGCGCAACCGGGGGCAGGGCAGCAGGGTGAGGTGTGGGCCATGGATTTCGTCTCGGACGCGCTTTTCAATGGGAAACGGTTTCGGGCGCTCACGCTGATCGACACCTGGACGCGGGAGTGTCTGGCCGTGCATGTGGACCTCAGCATCAAGGGAGAGCGGGTCGTCGAGGTGGTGCAGGAAGTGAGCAGGCACCGTGGGGTGCCTGCCCGGATCCAGGTGGACAATGGCAGTGAATTCATCAGTAAAGCACTTGATCTCTGGGCGTATCAGCAGGGGGTGACTCTGAACTTTTCGCGTCCTGGACGTCCGACAGACAATCCGTTCATCGAATCGTTCAATGGCAGTTTCCGGGATGAGTGCCTGAACACCCACTGGTTCCTGTCGCTGGACGACGCCGCAGAGAAGATTGAAAAATGGAGGATCGACTATAATGATTTCAGGCCGCATTCCTCGCTGGAAAACCTCGCGCCCAGCGCGTTCCGAGCCAGGATTGCACCGACCTTTCGCCCGTCAGAGCCTCCATCCTGA
- a CDS encoding sugar transferase translates to MRQPEVFLISRLHPSLHTRKRLNLIAALNFIDLGSATLLSLVITLSFTPTLFWTVFSLCILATWTAWSLTRERRQALALDPYARAVTTPLLAGGLLLGFSQLPQVDLPSGATGILVLLWGLSMGLARLILRRNMPSVMIGVYPRSGQDLPSDPRVHYVLLAQPHDVQLSELDALLLDSTRPPAAKWLELLTHAHTAGTPIWTPASLSEELHGRVALEHLHTARLDRVHFHDTYALFKRGFDVGAVLLALPFLLPLLVMVALLVALDAGRPVLFWQWRVGQHGCLFRIAKFRTMKCDSEQFGAKFAATGDLRVTRLGSWLRKFRLDELPQFWNVLRGDMSIIGPRPEQEAFAEQFEREIRLYAVRHWVKPGITGWAQVNQGYASGADEALEKLRYDMFYIKNFSFWLDARIVTKTLWTILSGFGAR, encoded by the coding sequence GTGCGGCAACCCGAGGTTTTTTTGATTAGTAGACTCCACCCCTCTCTACACACCCGCAAGCGACTGAACCTGATCGCGGCGCTGAACTTCATCGACCTGGGCTCCGCTACCCTGTTGAGCCTTGTGATCACCCTAAGCTTCACGCCCACCCTATTCTGGACCGTTTTCTCACTGTGCATCCTGGCTACCTGGACCGCTTGGTCCCTGACGCGGGAAAGGCGCCAGGCATTGGCGTTGGATCCCTACGCGCGTGCCGTGACCACGCCCCTACTGGCTGGTGGGCTGCTGCTCGGCTTCTCGCAGCTTCCGCAGGTGGATCTTCCGTCGGGAGCCACCGGAATCTTGGTGCTGCTCTGGGGCCTCAGCATGGGCTTGGCCCGCCTGATCCTACGGCGCAACATGCCTTCCGTGATGATCGGGGTGTATCCCAGATCTGGACAGGATCTTCCTTCCGACCCGCGTGTGCATTATGTGCTCCTAGCCCAGCCCCACGACGTGCAACTGTCGGAGTTGGACGCGCTGCTGCTCGACTCGACCCGGCCACCAGCCGCGAAATGGCTCGAGCTGCTGACACACGCTCATACGGCGGGCACGCCGATCTGGACGCCCGCCTCCCTCAGCGAGGAACTGCACGGACGCGTGGCCCTGGAGCACCTGCATACCGCCCGGCTGGACCGCGTTCACTTTCACGACACCTACGCTCTCTTCAAGCGGGGCTTCGATGTGGGGGCCGTTTTGCTGGCACTTCCGTTCCTGCTGCCCCTGCTGGTGATGGTGGCCCTGCTGGTCGCGCTGGATGCTGGACGCCCTGTCCTCTTCTGGCAGTGGCGGGTGGGGCAGCATGGCTGCCTCTTCCGCATCGCCAAGTTCCGCACGATGAAGTGCGACTCCGAGCAATTTGGTGCGAAGTTTGCGGCCACCGGAGATCTGCGCGTTACCCGACTGGGCAGCTGGCTGCGCAAGTTCCGCCTGGATGAACTGCCTCAGTTCTGGAACGTGCTGCGCGGGGACATGAGCATCATCGGCCCGCGTCCGGAGCAGGAGGCGTTCGCGGAGCAGTTCGAGCGGGAGATTCGCCTATACGCAGTTCGGCACTGGGTCAAGCCCGGCATCACCGGCTGGGCCCAGGTCAATCAGGGCTACGCCTCAGGCGCGGACGAGGCGTTGGAGAAACTGCGCTACGACATGTTCTACATCAAGAATTTCTCGTTCTGGCTGGACGCCCGCATCGTCACCAAGACGCTCTGGACCATTCTCTCGGGCTTCGGCGCCCGCTAA
- a CDS encoding nucleotide sugar dehydrogenase, with protein MTNILEIHPAAVLIESIEKRTARIGVVGLGYVGLPFLVEKAKVGFHVTGIDRNPKRAEMVARGENYIGDVHDDDLRDIVAQGLVTTTTDFDAVADLDVIVICVPTPLDRNLSPDLSYVRSVTAEIARHLRPGQLISLESTTYPGTTEEVMKPILEASGLRAGVDFFLAHSPERVDPGNARYTTKNTNKVVGGNDPQSLEVALAFYRQTIEHVVAVSSAKAAEMVKVYENTFRAVNIALANEIALLCDRMDINVWEVLDAAFTKPFGIMPFYPGPGVGGHCIPLDPHYLEWKAREYNFQTHFIALAGETNRKMPEFVVDKAARVLNQARKPLNGSGVLLLGMAYKSDLDDYRESPALEIYRLLERAGARVTFHDSWTPEVNEHGVHAHGVALSDEALEAADLVIITTRHSDVDYGRVVEKAQLVLDTRYATRGLESEKVILL; from the coding sequence ATGACAAATATTCTCGAAATCCATCCCGCCGCTGTCCTGATCGAAAGCATTGAGAAACGCACGGCCAGAATCGGTGTCGTCGGTCTGGGGTACGTCGGTCTGCCGTTCCTGGTCGAGAAGGCCAAGGTCGGCTTCCACGTCACGGGGATCGACCGCAACCCCAAACGGGCGGAAATGGTGGCGCGTGGCGAGAATTACATCGGTGACGTCCACGATGACGACTTGCGAGACATCGTGGCGCAGGGCTTGGTGACCACGACCACTGATTTTGATGCGGTGGCCGACCTCGACGTGATCGTGATCTGTGTCCCCACGCCCCTGGACCGCAACCTCAGTCCGGACCTCAGTTACGTCAGGAGCGTGACCGCCGAGATTGCGCGCCACCTCCGTCCTGGTCAACTCATCAGCCTGGAGAGCACGACCTACCCGGGCACGACCGAGGAGGTCATGAAGCCCATTCTGGAGGCCAGTGGCCTGCGGGCCGGAGTGGACTTCTTCCTGGCGCATTCCCCGGAGCGGGTCGACCCCGGCAACGCGCGCTACACCACCAAGAACACCAACAAGGTGGTGGGCGGCAACGACCCGCAGAGTCTTGAGGTGGCGCTCGCGTTCTACCGGCAGACCATCGAGCATGTCGTGGCCGTGAGCAGTGCCAAGGCTGCGGAAATGGTCAAGGTGTATGAAAACACCTTCCGTGCCGTGAACATCGCTCTGGCCAATGAGATCGCCTTGCTGTGTGACCGCATGGACATCAATGTCTGGGAAGTGCTCGACGCTGCATTTACCAAGCCCTTCGGCATCATGCCCTTCTATCCCGGCCCGGGCGTGGGCGGGCACTGCATTCCGCTCGACCCCCATTACCTGGAGTGGAAAGCACGCGAGTACAACTTCCAGACGCACTTTATTGCCCTGGCCGGGGAAACCAACCGCAAAATGCCGGAATTCGTGGTGGACAAGGCGGCCCGGGTGTTGAACCAGGCCCGCAAGCCGCTAAACGGTTCGGGGGTCTTGTTGCTCGGTATGGCTTACAAAAGTGATCTCGACGATTACCGTGAGTCGCCCGCGCTGGAGATCTACAGGTTGCTGGAACGTGCCGGAGCACGGGTCACGTTTCATGACTCATGGACCCCTGAAGTCAATGAACACGGCGTCCATGCACACGGCGTTGCCCTGAGCGACGAGGCCCTGGAAGCCGCTGACCTCGTGATTATCACGACCCGTCACAGCGACGTGGACTACGGGCGCGTCGTGGAAAAGGCCCAGCTTGTGCTTGATACCCGCTACGCAACGCGTGGTCTTGAAAGTGAAAAGGTAATCCTGCTGTGA
- a CDS encoding DegT/DnrJ/EryC1/StrS family aminotransferase, whose product MTSSDIKQIPILDLSPEIDELWDDLNAAIQRVMRSGHFIMGPDVLAFEQEVAAYLGVKHAVGMNSGTDALIIGLRSLGIGPGDEVITTPFTFFATAESISSVGATPVFADIDPATYNIDPARIREQITPRTRAIMPVHLYGNPCAMDEIMAIAEEHGLLVIEDCAQSFGARYGGRQTGTIGHVGAYSFFPSKNLGAFGDGGLLATDDDRVAELARMLRAHGSRKKYHNEMLGYNSRLDTIQAAILRVKLPHIDRWNEGRRRVAATYSEVLKDLGGVAIPKVGEGHVFHQYTIRLTTADRDGVQHLLEQQGVGTMVYYPVPQDCLPVYAGEQRPCPVSVTLAQQVLSLPIGSVLPETDQVRVCQTLTYAMSMHVNSSAKLSDSPRST is encoded by the coding sequence ATGACCAGCAGCGACATCAAGCAAATTCCCATCCTCGATCTTTCCCCGGAGATTGACGAACTGTGGGACGACCTCAATGCCGCCATCCAGCGGGTGATGCGTTCGGGGCACTTCATCATGGGACCGGACGTCCTCGCCTTCGAGCAGGAGGTTGCTGCTTACCTGGGCGTGAAGCACGCCGTAGGAATGAACAGTGGTACGGACGCCCTGATCATCGGCCTGCGCTCTTTAGGCATTGGCCCTGGGGATGAGGTCATCACAACGCCGTTTACCTTTTTTGCCACGGCCGAGAGCATCAGCAGCGTGGGGGCCACACCGGTCTTCGCAGACATCGATCCGGCGACCTACAATATTGACCCCGCCCGTATTCGAGAGCAGATCACGCCCCGTACCCGAGCAATCATGCCCGTTCACCTCTATGGCAACCCCTGCGCGATGGACGAGATCATGGCGATCGCTGAGGAACACGGCCTGCTGGTCATCGAAGACTGCGCGCAGTCTTTCGGGGCGCGGTACGGGGGCAGGCAGACAGGCACCATCGGCCACGTCGGTGCCTACTCCTTCTTTCCCAGCAAGAACCTGGGGGCGTTCGGAGACGGTGGCCTGCTGGCGACGGATGATGACCGGGTGGCGGAACTGGCGCGGATGCTTCGTGCCCACGGCTCGCGGAAGAAATACCATAATGAGATGCTCGGGTACAACAGCCGACTCGATACCATTCAGGCAGCGATTCTGCGTGTAAAACTGCCACATATTGACCGCTGGAACGAGGGACGTCGCCGCGTGGCTGCCACATACAGCGAAGTGTTGAAAGACCTGGGTGGGGTCGCGATCCCCAAGGTGGGCGAGGGGCACGTGTTCCACCAGTACACCATCCGCCTGACAACAGCCGACCGGGATGGGGTGCAGCACCTGCTGGAGCAGCAAGGCGTTGGGACAATGGTGTATTACCCGGTGCCGCAGGACTGTCTACCTGTATATGCCGGAGAACAGAGGCCATGTCCTGTAAGCGTAACCCTCGCACAACAAGTTTTGAGTCTGCCCATTGGCTCTGTGCTACCTGAAACAGATCAAGTTCGCGTCTGCCAAACGCTTACGTATGCAATGTCGATGCACGTAAATTCAAGCGCTAAGCTTTCGGATAGCCCACGTTCTACATGA
- a CDS encoding integrase core domain-containing protein, with protein MGRRDNGSAESFHARLRPECLNQEIFSSAKHAQVLLDDWGRSTTPADHTRHSATGPQTSLPSSPGGGRPPPLAETTPQMCTSARPWGSRES; from the coding sequence GTGGGGCGCCGCGATAACGGTTCCGCGGAGAGCTTCCATGCCCGCCTGCGGCCCGAATGTCTCAATCAAGAAATCTTCTCTTCCGCCAAACACGCCCAGGTGCTGCTCGATGATTGGGGGCGTTCTACAACGCCCGCAGACCACACTCGCCACTCGGCTACCGGACCCCAGACGAGTTTGCCGAGCAGTCCAGGGGGCGGCCGGCCGCCCCCCCTTGCGGAGACAACACCGCAAATGTGCACGTCAGCCCGTCCCTGGGGGAGCCGGGAAAGCTGA
- a CDS encoding glycosyltransferase gives MRILQIIPDLAIGGAERLVVQLTVEQQIQGHEVHLATLYGPRDNHNQTYLQDHKVPITHLEKNIGLDLRLIVKLQTLITNLRPDVIHTHQYSTKYVLPEVLRAQRAMLHTVHSLPEKELTRRDRVIQRLAYRRGVIPVAVADEVARGMQRLYNVRAPVIPNGVNVDRLHAGGVTRAETRRREGWAHDHVVVLSVARLSAPKDHSTLLRAFALAQASQPTLRLSLAGDGILRPELEALAAELGIQQWVQFLGVRSDIEQLLGGADASVLSSDYEGSPLSVMEAMAAGRAVVASNVGGVAELICHNVNGLLFEAGNVSMLAGQLERLTHAEERQRLGTAAHQTARAKFSISAMARAYLELCGQTHKQGYSA, from the coding sequence ATGCGGATCTTACAAATAATTCCTGACCTAGCAATAGGAGGTGCAGAACGACTGGTGGTACAGCTCACCGTTGAGCAACAGATTCAGGGGCACGAGGTTCATTTGGCCACGCTCTACGGTCCACGCGACAATCATAATCAAACTTACCTTCAAGATCATAAGGTTCCGATAACACATCTTGAAAAAAACATTGGTCTAGATTTACGCCTCATCGTTAAGCTGCAGACGCTCATCACCAACCTGCGTCCAGATGTTATCCATACACATCAGTACTCAACTAAGTACGTCCTACCGGAAGTGTTGCGCGCCCAAAGAGCTATGCTCCATACAGTCCATAGCCTCCCTGAAAAGGAGCTCACAAGGCGCGATCGCGTAATTCAACGGTTGGCGTATAGGCGGGGAGTGATTCCAGTTGCCGTAGCGGATGAGGTAGCGCGAGGCATGCAGCGCTTGTACAATGTGCGGGCACCAGTGATTCCGAATGGCGTAAATGTAGATCGCCTTCATGCCGGTGGAGTTACCCGAGCAGAAACCCGGAGGCGAGAGGGCTGGGCGCATGATCACGTCGTAGTTCTTAGCGTTGCCAGACTCAGTGCTCCTAAAGACCATTCAACACTTCTTCGCGCATTCGCGTTAGCGCAAGCTTCACAACCGACCTTGCGTCTGTCGTTAGCAGGTGACGGCATCCTGCGGCCTGAACTCGAAGCTCTAGCCGCCGAACTGGGAATTCAACAATGGGTTCAGTTTCTTGGAGTGCGGTCCGACATTGAGCAACTTCTAGGCGGGGCGGACGCGAGTGTGCTTTCCTCTGATTATGAAGGCAGTCCGCTATCTGTAATGGAAGCTATGGCTGCAGGCAGAGCCGTGGTGGCGTCTAACGTAGGCGGAGTCGCTGAGCTAATTTGCCACAACGTCAACGGCCTGCTGTTTGAAGCTGGAAACGTCAGTATGCTGGCAGGGCAATTGGAGCGCCTCACACACGCCGAAGAGCGGCAGCGCCTGGGTACTGCGGCTCACCAAACGGCGCGCGCGAAGTTCAGTATCTCTGCGATGGCCCGAGCGTACTTAGAACTGTGCGGTCAAACGCATAAGCAAGGCTACAGTGCTTAA
- a CDS encoding Gfo/Idh/MocA family protein yields the protein MKRFALIGAAGYIAPRHLKAIKDTGNTLVAALDPFDSVGIMDSHFPDAEFFTQPEQFESHLHDLRRAGQGVDMVSICSPNHLHDSHIRLALRAGADALCEKPLVLFPQDIHNLKAIEAETGRRVWTILQLRTHTALLKLKRQLDAQPESGIKDVDLTYVTSRGVWYQRSWKGRLEQSGGLASNIGVHFFDMLTWLFGDVQHAEVHERSDMVTAGFLQLERARVRWFLSVNVADVPQELRDRGQRTYRSITMDGQEIEFSEGFTDLHNTVYQRTLAGNGFSLDDTLGAIETVARLRTLPLVPPEVTRRHPFLSDTRRLVDV from the coding sequence GTGAAGCGCTTTGCCTTAATTGGTGCAGCCGGATATATCGCTCCCCGCCACCTGAAAGCCATCAAGGACACCGGCAACACCCTGGTGGCCGCCCTCGATCCCTTTGACTCGGTCGGTATCATGGACTCGCACTTCCCGGATGCCGAGTTCTTCACCCAGCCCGAGCAGTTCGAGAGCCATCTGCATGACCTCCGCCGGGCAGGCCAGGGTGTGGACATGGTCAGTATCTGCAGCCCCAACCACCTGCATGATTCGCATATCCGGCTGGCCCTGCGGGCCGGTGCGGACGCCCTGTGCGAAAAACCACTCGTGCTGTTTCCGCAGGACATCCACAACCTCAAAGCCATTGAGGCAGAAACGGGTCGGCGGGTTTGGACGATCCTCCAGTTGCGGACGCACACGGCCCTGCTCAAGCTCAAGAGGCAACTTGACGCACAGCCTGAGTCGGGAATTAAGGACGTGGACCTCACCTATGTGACGAGCCGCGGCGTGTGGTACCAGCGCAGTTGGAAAGGCCGTCTGGAGCAGAGCGGCGGTCTGGCCAGCAATATCGGCGTCCACTTCTTCGACATGCTGACCTGGCTGTTCGGCGACGTGCAGCATGCGGAGGTGCATGAGCGCAGTGACATGGTCACGGCCGGGTTCCTGCAGCTCGAACGCGCCCGTGTGCGCTGGTTCCTGTCGGTGAATGTGGCGGACGTGCCGCAGGAGCTGCGGGACAGAGGCCAGCGCACCTACCGGTCCATCACCATGGACGGTCAGGAGATTGAGTTCAGCGAGGGCTTCACCGATCTTCACAACACCGTGTATCAGCGCACGCTGGCAGGCAACGGCTTCAGCCTCGACGACACGCTCGGCGCCATTGAAACCGTCGCGCGGCTGCGGACCCTGCCGCTGGTTCCCCCGGAGGTCACCCGCCGTCACCCTTTCCTCTCCGACACTCGTCGTCTCGTGGACGTGTGA
- a CDS encoding O-antigen ligase family protein → MGVLFWRWRLGVYALMALLPFENIFVFGAFRGGLKVLIGTTVLAMLLDVYLRPSSRQQFQAVLTNKTFLLTVAFTAWAVFSTVWAVFPDAALSKSTSFVGVTTLVVLLGMLVPTQLKTAWTLLIIAGIISVIQGVAQGSFSDLNGRFIGAGEDPNEYAGLLLTLGAVVVYGRSKLKVWMFVPAVILLFGSLLTQSRAGLVALLATPLVALIILVLRRAVGLKTLSATFIVYIFAGILVISATALWPNLQSTLFSRASSLNNYADPDTWAGRLGIWAGGFRMWSEHKWLGVGAGNFGFLSPDYSLEAAALARAKGVAVAHNTYLSNLAELGVVGLGIFVCLMWTLISRTSRLAANIPFARAILVGSVVILVMAITLSLEYSKILYVLVGSQIALMISAEQCEIDV, encoded by the coding sequence ATGGGGGTGCTGTTCTGGCGCTGGAGGCTAGGCGTATACGCCCTGATGGCGCTGCTGCCATTCGAAAATATTTTTGTGTTCGGAGCATTTCGTGGTGGTTTGAAGGTGCTGATCGGGACGACGGTCCTAGCAATGTTACTCGACGTTTATCTTCGTCCATCCAGTCGGCAACAATTTCAGGCTGTGTTAACCAACAAGACGTTTTTACTTACGGTCGCCTTTACGGCCTGGGCAGTTTTCTCAACAGTCTGGGCGGTTTTTCCCGACGCAGCGTTAAGCAAAAGCACTAGCTTCGTTGGCGTAACTACACTTGTTGTGTTGCTGGGAATGCTGGTGCCAACACAGCTAAAGACGGCATGGACATTGCTAATTATTGCGGGTATTATTTCTGTAATCCAAGGAGTCGCTCAAGGCAGTTTCAGTGACCTCAACGGACGTTTCATTGGTGCGGGTGAAGATCCAAATGAATACGCTGGATTGTTGTTGACCCTTGGGGCAGTCGTTGTGTATGGTAGGTCTAAATTAAAGGTGTGGATGTTCGTACCAGCCGTCATCCTCTTATTCGGTAGTCTTCTCACGCAATCACGCGCAGGGCTGGTGGCACTTCTCGCAACACCATTGGTCGCACTGATTATTTTAGTACTGCGACGAGCAGTTGGCCTAAAGACACTCAGTGCGACCTTCATAGTCTACATATTCGCTGGCATCTTAGTCATCAGCGCAACCGCACTTTGGCCCAACCTGCAGTCCACGTTATTCTCCCGGGCGTCGAGTCTGAATAACTATGCAGATCCAGACACGTGGGCAGGTCGCCTAGGTATCTGGGCAGGCGGATTTCGCATGTGGTCAGAACATAAATGGCTTGGTGTCGGCGCAGGTAACTTCGGGTTTCTATCACCAGATTACTCCTTGGAAGCTGCAGCCCTAGCTCGGGCGAAAGGAGTAGCCGTAGCGCACAACACGTATCTGTCGAATCTAGCCGAGTTGGGCGTGGTCGGGCTCGGTATTTTTGTCTGCCTAATGTGGACCCTAATCAGCAGAACCAGCCGTCTGGCTGCAAATATTCCCTTTGCGCGCGCTATTTTAGTTGGGTCCGTTGTGATACTTGTTATGGCAATTACACTTAGCTTAGAATACAGTAAGATTCTCTACGTTCTGGTGGGGTCTCAGATCGCCCTGATGATCAGCGCCGAGCAGTGTGAGATTGACGTGTGA
- a CDS encoding acyltransferase — protein MSWWKHDSAVVDDGAQIGSGTKVWHFSHVMPGAVIGEGCSLGQNVFVANQVTIGNGVKIQNNVSIYEGVILEDYVFCGPSMVFTNVRTPRSEFPRNTSADYAVTRVKRGASIGANATVVCGVTLHEGAFVAAGAVVTKDVPAYAMVAGVPARQIGWMSASGDLLDFTGGDTVIDRLQHMYQKISDTEIRRIV, from the coding sequence GTGAGCTGGTGGAAGCATGACAGCGCTGTCGTGGATGACGGCGCTCAGATCGGCAGCGGCACGAAGGTCTGGCACTTCAGCCATGTGATGCCGGGGGCGGTGATCGGCGAGGGCTGCTCGCTCGGTCAGAACGTTTTTGTGGCCAACCAGGTCACCATCGGCAACGGCGTCAAAATTCAGAACAACGTCAGTATCTACGAGGGTGTGATCCTGGAGGACTACGTCTTCTGCGGACCCAGCATGGTCTTCACCAATGTCCGCACGCCCCGGAGCGAGTTCCCCCGCAATACGAGTGCCGACTACGCCGTCACCCGCGTCAAGCGGGGGGCCAGCATCGGCGCCAATGCCACCGTCGTCTGCGGCGTGACCTTGCACGAGGGGGCTTTTGTGGCCGCTGGCGCGGTCGTGACGAAGGACGTTCCCGCCTATGCGATGGTTGCAGGCGTGCCTGCCCGGCAGATCGGCTGGATGAGTGCCAGCGGTGACCTGCTCGACTTCACGGGTGGGGACACGGTCATAGACCGCCTCCAGCACATGTACCAGAAGATCAGCGACACCGAGATCAGGAGAATCGTATGA